From the genome of Leptodactylus fuscus isolate aLepFus1 chromosome 1, aLepFus1.hap2, whole genome shotgun sequence, one region includes:
- the NKX3-2 gene encoding homeobox protein Nkx-3.2, whose product MALRSSSSLTPFSIQAILNKKEERGVPFPRLGRLLPTTTSSPSTTPHPSCCWRLFGEVGAEGLASPGAQGGMAGREQAGWDSDSALSEEGEVGRTGEGDLMERSGMRKSQRPLEGRPKEEEEEETPGCSDCEMAASGSDPSPPDEDPKCDQLLLEAPKQRKKRSRAAFSHAQVFELERRFNHQRYLSGPERADLAASLKLTETQVKIWFQNRRYKTKRRQMAADLLAAAPAAKKVAVKVLVRDDQRQYQPGEVLRPSLLPLQPPYYYPYYCALPGWTLSAAAVAACTGGTP is encoded by the exons ATGGCTTTGCGCAGTTCCAGCTCTTTGACTCCATTTTCCATCCAGGCTATCCTTAACAAAAAGGAGGAACGTGGGGTGCCCTTCCCCAGGCTGGGGCGCCTGCTGCCCACTACCACCAGcagcccctccaccaccccccatCCCTCCTGCTGCTGGAGGCTCTTTGGAGAGGTGGGTGCAGAAGGACTAGCATCTCCAGGGGCTCAGGGGGGTATGGCAGGGAGGGAGCAGGCTGGATGGGACTCGGACTCTGCTCTCAGTGAAGAGGGGGAGGTTGGAAGGACTGGAGAGGGAGACTTGATGGAGAGATCCGGGATGAGAAAAAGCCAGAGGCCGCTGGAGGGGAGAcctaaggaggaggaagaggaggaaactcCAGGCTGCAGTGACTGTGAGATGGCGGCCAGTGGATCAG ATCCCAGCCCACCAGATGAAGACCCCAAATGTGATCAACTCCTCCTGGAGGCCCCAAAGCAGAGGAAGAAGCGATCCCGAGCAGCTTTCTCCCACGCCCAGGTCTTTGAGCTGGAGAGACGATTTAACCACCAACGTTACCTGTCTGGCCCAGAACGTGCTGACCTGGCAGCCTCCTTGAAGCTCACAGAGACCCAGGTGAAGATCTGGTTCCAGAACCGGCGCTATAAGACTAAACGAAGGCAGATGGCAGCAGATTTATTGGCTGCAGCCCCAGCGGCCAAGAAAGTGGCAGTAAAAGTTCTGGTCAGGGACGATCAGAGGCAGTACCAGCCTGGAGAAGTACTCAGACCCTCCCTACTGCCTCTTCAGCCTCCCTACTACTACCCCTACTACTGCGCCCTGCCAGGCTGGACACTATCTGCCGCTGCAGTGGCCGCCTGTACTGGGGGGACACCATAA